From the genome of Candidatus Nitrosocosmicus oleophilus, one region includes:
- a CDS encoding NmrA family NAD(P)-binding protein, whose translation MHKQEEKIIEESGIPHSFLCPTGFMQNFVTFYGDTIRTQNAFYAPSGDGKVSFVDSRDIAAVASTILLSQSTERKQYENQSFNLTGPEALSYGQAAEIISNIVGRIISYRDIPENAARDNMEKLGMKKWLVDAIIELHHITKSGKPQRLQTLWKVLQEENPIDLKNL comes from the coding sequence TTGCACAAGCAGGAAGAGAAAATAATCGAAGAATCTGGAATTCCGCATAGTTTCTTATGTCCTACCGGATTTATGCAAAACTTTGTAACATTTTACGGGGACACTATTAGAACACAAAATGCATTTTATGCTCCCTCGGGCGATGGTAAAGTGAGTTTTGTGGACTCCAGAGATATTGCAGCAGTAGCATCTACTATACTGCTATCCCAGAGCACTGAACGTAAACAATATGAAAACCAATCGTTTAATCTTACTGGTCCAGAAGCATTATCCTACGGTCAGGCTGCAGAAATTATTTCAAATATTGTTGGCAGGATAATCTCATATAGGGATATTCCAGAAAATGCGGCTCGGGATAATATGGAAAAGCTAGGCATGAAGAAGTGGTTAGTTGATGCAATAATTGAGTTACACCATATTACCAAATCAGGAAAGCCTCAGAGACTACAGACTCTGTGGAAAGTATTACAGGAAGAAAACCCCATAGATTTGAAGAATTTGTAA
- a CDS encoding NAD(P)H-binding protein yields MSNSDITPNLLVTGASGTVGHEVVKQLLAFSPLTNQNVIAGVHTKNSAEKLSKYSGLKIVDLDYNKHDTIINAFRNVNSLFLITIPNPDSIDNFSDLLN; encoded by the coding sequence ATGAGCAATTCAGACATAACACCGAATTTATTAGTAACTGGTGCAAGCGGAACTGTTGGCCATGAAGTGGTAAAACAACTTCTTGCTTTTTCCCCTTTGACAAATCAAAACGTTATAGCAGGAGTTCACACAAAAAACAGTGCAGAAAAATTGAGCAAATATTCAGGGTTGAAAATAGTTGACTTAGATTATAACAAGCATGACACAATCATTAATGCATTTAGAAATGTCAATAGCCTCTTCTTGATTACTATACCGAATCCTGATTCTATAGATAACTTTTCAGATTTATTAAACTAG
- the nuoB gene encoding NADH-quinone oxidoreductase subunit NuoB, whose translation MEKKDISHTVPNKSRFDYSGLLWPNTKDRNKYNILKNKRVTTPNPIKELDLISENFKGKINIVPSKDVCNFELNEKVDKIENICLSNAIKIRDKENNSTVVTLDNGKCFLCGRCEEAYPSLFRMGKNLNPATRNKEQLIDLVEMESLQPDEKNMNVTIHEKNINDLSYEKIGNELKEKINSLFGRSLAIRQVDGGSCNGCEIEITALNNPIYDVERFGVQFVSSPRHADVLLVTGPVSQNMVIALQKTYQATPDPKIVIAVGACACSGGIFGNTYATTGGVDTILPVDVFIPGCPPRPEALIHGLLTSMNKIQP comes from the coding sequence ATGGAGAAAAAGGATATCTCACACACAGTTCCAAATAAGAGCCGATTTGATTATAGCGGGTTATTGTGGCCTAATACGAAGGACAGAAATAAATACAACATTCTAAAGAATAAACGTGTAACAACACCCAATCCGATTAAGGAACTTGATTTAATTTCTGAAAATTTTAAGGGTAAAATTAATATAGTTCCTTCTAAAGATGTCTGTAATTTTGAACTAAATGAAAAGGTAGACAAGATAGAGAATATTTGTCTATCAAATGCAATTAAAATAAGAGATAAAGAGAATAACTCCACCGTAGTAACTTTGGATAATGGAAAATGTTTTCTCTGTGGTAGATGTGAAGAAGCATATCCTAGTTTATTTAGAATGGGAAAGAACCTGAACCCTGCAACAAGGAATAAAGAACAATTAATAGATTTGGTTGAAATGGAATCACTACAACCAGACGAAAAAAATATGAATGTAACTATACATGAGAAAAATATCAATGATTTATCCTACGAAAAGATTGGTAATGAATTAAAAGAAAAGATCAATAGTTTATTTGGTAGATCTTTGGCGATCCGACAAGTTGATGGTGGCTCATGTAATGGTTGTGAGATAGAAATAACAGCACTGAATAATCCTATTTATGATGTAGAACGATTTGGAGTTCAATTTGTATCATCTCCTCGACATGCAGATGTATTATTAGTTACTGGTCCAGTATCGCAAAATATGGTTATTGCACTTCAAAAAACTTATCAGGCTACTCCTGATCCTAAGATTGTAATTGCCGTTGGTGCTTGTGCATGCAGTGGTGGAATTTTTGGGAATACCTACGCCACGACCGGTGGCGTTGATACTATATTACCCGTTGACGTGTTTATTCCAGGATGTCCACCACGACCAGAAGCTCTGATACACGGGCTTTTAACCTCAATGAATAAAATTCAACCCTGA
- a CDS encoding NADH-quinone oxidoreductase subunit C translates to MSHNTSNRKIFEYESLILEKFNGKIQKIYDKNYNELHILTSCPEASTEVIYFLYDNLGCRLVTMICTDERHIENRIDRKAEFDNSKHTFDSLNDRHDGFMLRHVFSNETEDIFFVVTSIISNKDKPTYPSIVSHISSAFYYEREICDMFGIFAQGNPEARKLVLHEQWPDNVFPLRKDFDTKTKIKSSLKYHHKFIKVEGEGISEIPVGPVHAGIIEPGHFRFSVYGENIVNLETRLYYTHKGIEKLAETMTIDEALLLSERISGDESVANSMAYCQAIERMATIRIPKKAMQIRTICAELERVWNHIGTIAGICTDVGFAYGSSRMNLLKEKVMRINEKLSGSRLLFGINSIGGVKINFKSEILNLIIKELSHIHQDFGILVKLLHNMSSFIDRLKGTGSISNQDVIRLGATGVIARCAGVDTDTRKNHPYSYYPYLNLENIQGIFDKIAYEVELNKRKGDALSRFEIRVVEIKHSIDIIQKVATDILDKSPNNDTLDNDLTNNNDGLSFEDLKNHLQPYDNALGYSESHRGQTMHWVMLGKDTNRIFRYKIRTASFCNWPLIELAVHNNIVPDFPIINKSFDLSYSGNDL, encoded by the coding sequence ATGAGCCATAACACATCGAATAGAAAAATCTTTGAATACGAATCGTTAATCCTTGAAAAATTCAATGGAAAAATACAGAAGATCTATGACAAAAATTACAACGAACTGCACATATTGACTAGTTGCCCAGAAGCAAGTACTGAAGTTATTTATTTTTTGTATGATAATTTAGGATGCAGACTTGTTACCATGATATGTACTGATGAACGGCATATCGAAAATAGGATTGATAGAAAAGCTGAATTTGATAATTCGAAACATACATTTGATTCTTTGAACGATAGGCATGATGGATTCATGCTCAGGCATGTTTTTTCTAATGAAACTGAAGATATTTTTTTCGTTGTGACTTCTATAATCTCAAATAAGGACAAGCCCACGTATCCTAGTATCGTATCACACATATCATCTGCATTCTACTATGAAAGAGAAATATGCGATATGTTTGGAATTTTTGCTCAAGGGAATCCGGAAGCAAGAAAACTTGTTTTACACGAACAATGGCCAGACAATGTTTTTCCGCTTCGAAAGGATTTTGATACTAAGACAAAAATCAAAAGTTCTTTAAAATATCATCATAAATTTATAAAAGTCGAAGGTGAGGGTATCAGTGAGATACCTGTCGGTCCGGTTCATGCTGGAATCATCGAACCTGGACATTTCAGATTTAGTGTATATGGCGAAAATATAGTCAACTTGGAAACGCGTTTATACTATACTCATAAAGGTATCGAAAAACTAGCTGAAACAATGACCATTGATGAGGCTTTGCTTTTATCCGAGCGCATATCAGGTGATGAATCAGTAGCCAATTCTATGGCATATTGCCAGGCTATTGAGAGAATGGCGACAATACGAATTCCAAAGAAAGCTATGCAAATTAGGACAATTTGTGCAGAGTTAGAACGTGTTTGGAACCACATTGGGACGATCGCGGGTATCTGCACCGATGTGGGATTTGCATATGGAAGTTCAAGAATGAATTTACTCAAAGAGAAAGTAATGCGAATAAATGAAAAATTAAGTGGAAGTAGACTCCTTTTTGGAATAAACAGTATTGGTGGAGTAAAAATTAATTTTAAATCGGAAATTCTAAATTTGATCATTAAAGAATTATCACATATACACCAAGACTTTGGAATTTTAGTAAAATTATTACATAATATGTCCTCCTTTATAGACCGTCTTAAAGGAACAGGAAGTATTTCAAATCAAGATGTAATTAGATTAGGAGCCACTGGGGTAATTGCAAGATGTGCCGGGGTTGATACTGATACACGAAAAAATCATCCCTACTCATATTACCCTTATCTTAATCTTGAAAATATTCAAGGTATATTTGATAAGATTGCATATGAAGTTGAGTTGAACAAACGAAAAGGTGATGCTCTTTCAAGGTTTGAAATTCGAGTAGTTGAAATAAAACACTCGATAGATATTATTCAGAAAGTGGCAACTGATATCCTGGATAAAAGTCCCAATAACGATACCCTTGATAATGATCTTACCAATAATAATGATGGTTTATCATTTGAGGATCTGAAAAATCATCTTCAACCATATGACAACGCATTAGGGTATTCTGAATCCCACAGAGGTCAAACAATGCATTGGGTCATGCTTGGAAAAGACACCAATAGGATTTTCAGATACAAAATAAGAACAGCTTCATTTTGTAATTGGCCGCTGATAGAATTAGCTGTACATAATAATATTGTTCCGGACTTTCCAATTATCAACAAGAGTTTTGATCTCTCTTATTCAGGAAACGATTTGTGA
- a CDS encoding hydrogenase 4 subunit F encodes MVNSLIKMTPETSLIMSIILTPILGGILVTIFKKKRLIEIISVLSTSIIFFLTFFLFLYIVDFKKITLFNEFFYIDSLSMIVLLLISFVSLVSSIYSVNYMGKQYQDGLVDDKHLIRYYQGFNIFIFTMLLVPILNNTGLIWVAVEATTLISVLLIMIYVKEDAIRSAWKYLIIATVGLSFALIGTVFFYYANIHDPFVSVQPEEDKVNWTNMLENSKTLDPMIVKIAFIFIIIGYGTKAGIAPMHTWLPDAHSESPTPISAMLSGVLLNCALYGILRFYLISSGAIGAEFSDNLLIIFGLLSVGIATFSILFQKDMKRMLAYSSVEHIGIVTLAFGFGGLVGIYGALLHMINHAIVKPLMFFASGKINQKYKTKAMFKIKGIVTIMPITGIMFLIGGLAIVGLPPFNIFLSKFMILSSGFSSNNMVASTVLIILLAIIFIGFIKNLVTMSFGKPKTQINSGELDNLSIVSMGMLVFFVIMLGIYIPEPLNILINDAVHIFNQV; translated from the coding sequence ATGGTCAATTCATTAATCAAAATGACACCTGAAACTTCCTTAATAATGTCAATTATCTTAACTCCAATTTTGGGTGGAATTCTAGTAACAATTTTCAAAAAGAAAAGACTCATAGAAATCATAAGTGTCCTGTCTACTTCTATTATCTTTTTTCTGACTTTTTTTCTGTTCCTATACATAGTTGATTTCAAGAAAATTACTCTATTCAACGAGTTTTTTTATATAGATTCACTGAGTATGATTGTACTCTTGTTAATATCCTTTGTCAGTCTCGTTTCCTCAATTTACTCTGTTAATTATATGGGAAAACAATATCAAGATGGCCTAGTTGATGACAAACATCTAATCCGATACTATCAAGGCTTCAATATTTTCATTTTTACAATGCTTTTAGTTCCAATTTTGAACAATACAGGACTAATATGGGTTGCAGTGGAAGCAACCACTCTGATTTCTGTTTTATTAATTATGATTTACGTAAAAGAGGATGCAATAAGATCGGCTTGGAAATATCTCATAATTGCTACCGTTGGATTGTCATTTGCACTAATCGGGACTGTTTTCTTTTATTACGCGAATATTCATGATCCTTTTGTATCTGTTCAACCTGAAGAGGATAAGGTAAACTGGACAAATATGCTGGAAAACTCCAAAACACTTGATCCAATGATTGTAAAAATAGCATTTATTTTTATAATTATTGGATACGGAACAAAGGCGGGCATAGCTCCAATGCATACTTGGTTACCTGATGCCCATAGCGAGTCTCCAACACCAATAAGCGCTATGTTATCAGGAGTACTCTTAAATTGTGCTCTGTATGGGATACTTCGCTTCTACCTAATTAGCAGTGGTGCAATAGGTGCAGAATTCTCTGACAACTTATTGATCATTTTTGGATTATTATCAGTAGGAATTGCTACTTTTTCAATTCTCTTTCAAAAGGATATGAAGAGGATGTTAGCATATTCTAGTGTAGAACATATAGGAATAGTTACATTAGCATTTGGGTTTGGAGGACTCGTTGGTATATACGGTGCACTTTTGCACATGATAAATCACGCCATCGTAAAACCATTAATGTTTTTTGCGAGTGGAAAAATTAACCAAAAATATAAAACTAAAGCAATGTTTAAAATAAAAGGAATAGTTACAATTATGCCCATTACTGGGATTATGTTTCTCATAGGAGGATTAGCAATAGTAGGTTTACCTCCGTTTAACATCTTTTTAAGTAAATTTATGATATTGTCTTCCGGATTTAGTAGCAATAATATGGTGGCTAGCACGGTTTTGATAATCTTATTAGCTATAATATTTATCGGTTTTATAAAAAATTTGGTAACTATGTCTTTTGGCAAACCTAAAACTCAGATAAATAGTGGAGAACTCGATAATCTTTCAATAGTTTCGATGGGAATGCTTGTTTTTTTTGTGATAATGCTTGGGATATACATACCTGAACCTCTGAACATTCTAATCAATGATGCAGTTCATATATTCAACCAGGTGTGA
- a CDS encoding respiratory chain complex I subunit 1 family protein — protein sequence MMPVETSASASGILIGIIQFLIIIILAPLLTGIMRKIKAITQKRTGPSIFQPYFNLLKLIRKDEVISEDSSWIFRFSPWIIFSSTLVIAFFVPIFVAYPQFGIGGDIILVIGLFGLSRFFLMLAGLDVSSSFGGIGVSREMMISSLIEPALFLALFTLAVIYGSTNIDTIVYHAATSSIMISASLLFSLFGFFIIVMAETGKLPFDNPTTHLELTMVHEAMVLEFSGKRLALIELSQSIKQILLLSLLINFFVPWGLSTSFSLYEIIVGFMVFFLKLISLGILIAYIETKVAKWRLFRIPDLIILSMASGLMGMIFLYI from the coding sequence ATGATGCCTGTTGAAACTTCTGCATCTGCATCTGGTATTCTTATCGGGATTATCCAATTTCTTATCATAATAATTCTTGCTCCATTATTAACCGGAATAATGCGAAAGATAAAGGCAATAACTCAAAAAAGAACAGGCCCTAGCATTTTTCAGCCATATTTTAATTTACTGAAATTGATAAGAAAAGATGAAGTAATTTCAGAAGATTCTTCTTGGATATTTAGATTCTCGCCTTGGATTATTTTCTCATCTACATTAGTTATTGCTTTCTTCGTTCCAATTTTTGTTGCCTACCCTCAATTTGGAATTGGAGGTGATATCATATTAGTAATCGGGCTTTTTGGCCTTTCTAGGTTTTTCTTAATGCTGGCAGGACTTGATGTTTCTAGTAGTTTTGGTGGTATAGGTGTTAGCAGGGAGATGATGATTTCATCCTTAATAGAACCTGCACTATTTTTGGCCTTATTTACCTTAGCTGTAATCTATGGTTCAACAAATATTGACACAATTGTATATCATGCGGCAACATCTTCCATAATGATATCGGCAAGCCTGTTGTTTTCACTATTTGGTTTTTTTATTATCGTTATGGCAGAAACTGGAAAATTACCCTTTGATAATCCTACCACCCATTTAGAACTTACCATGGTTCATGAAGCTATGGTCTTGGAGTTTTCAGGAAAAAGACTTGCTCTTATTGAATTATCCCAATCTATAAAGCAAATTCTACTATTGTCATTATTAATTAATTTTTTCGTTCCCTGGGGTCTATCAACGTCTTTCTCACTCTATGAGATAATTGTAGGATTTATGGTATTTTTTTTAAAGTTGATATCTTTGGGTATTTTGATTGCGTATATCGAAACTAAAGTTGCTAAATGGAGATTGTTTAGAATTCCTGATTTGATAATTCTGTCTATGGCAAGTGGGCTAATGGGTATGATTTTCCTATATATTTGA
- a CDS encoding proton-conducting transporter membrane subunit, producing MISVFENSISLFWMMIISYIFGAIFSLLFRKYGSGKPFFIPTIIGSIFLIALSLSVIFGGSSLHFEIPSNNVFSVHEFLIDGIAAFFLLLIGLVSFSVSIYSLSYIKEYIENKHVTIFGFFFNTFILSMILLVSSNDVFSFIVFWELMSITSFFLVIYNHENESNLKSGIIYLVMTNLGTALILASLLLLSSQTGSLSFESFRLSSDSFSASMKNIVFILAFVGFGTKAGIVPLHIWLPYAHPSAPSNVSALMSAIMIKTAVYGLIRIIYDFSGVGSGVTDNSEFVWWGLLFVTIGAITSVVGVLYSVVEKDIKRALAYSSIENIGIIFIGIGLSLVFLSFNLIYLSAFAMLAAMLHLLNHAIFKSLLFMGVGAIIFRTHTANMEKLGGLVKRMPWTSLLFLVGVLSISGLPFFNGFVSEYLVMLSFISTYHIPDVIIAISFGFASAAFALTLGIVLATFVKIFGISFLSKPRTEIIYKIKEVPHTMLVGMGIVAVVCVILGLIPSIGISMINLAFNFQVPLNQTLFSFGSISSDPGNNNNVSELSLPVILVIFVSILVATIGFLYGVGGRTKQRISETWSCGVDSLNERMQYTASSLSQPILHVFRNFYRPTLIIQSIPYHSSNPYIKKSVKIQISNKNIIEDFIYEPIIRNVIKAYEGIKKFKTGKVNLYLLNVFVIVILLLLYVRLSP from the coding sequence ATGATTTCAGTGTTTGAAAACTCGATATCATTATTTTGGATGATGATCATATCCTATATCTTTGGAGCAATATTCTCGTTATTGTTTAGAAAATATGGAAGTGGAAAGCCCTTTTTCATTCCCACTATTATTGGGTCGATCTTCTTAATCGCACTCTCGTTAAGTGTAATATTTGGTGGAAGTTCACTTCATTTTGAAATACCTTCAAATAACGTCTTTTCGGTTCATGAATTTCTTATTGATGGCATAGCTGCGTTCTTTCTTCTTCTCATCGGTTTAGTTTCATTTTCAGTATCAATTTACTCATTGAGTTACATTAAAGAGTATATTGAAAATAAGCATGTAACTATATTTGGTTTTTTTTTCAATACATTTATTCTTTCCATGATACTTTTGGTCTCATCCAATGATGTTTTCTCATTTATTGTCTTTTGGGAATTAATGTCCATAACATCGTTCTTTCTCGTAATATATAATCATGAAAATGAGTCTAACTTGAAATCTGGAATAATCTATTTGGTTATGACTAACCTAGGTACTGCTCTAATATTAGCTTCACTTCTGTTACTTTCGTCTCAAACCGGAAGTCTTAGCTTTGAATCCTTTAGATTATCCTCGGATTCTTTTTCTGCATCGATGAAAAATATTGTTTTCATCCTGGCCTTTGTTGGTTTTGGTACAAAGGCAGGTATCGTACCTCTGCACATTTGGCTTCCTTACGCACATCCATCCGCTCCGAGTAACGTGTCTGCATTAATGTCGGCTATCATGATCAAAACCGCTGTTTATGGTCTGATAAGAATCATTTATGATTTTAGCGGTGTGGGATCAGGTGTAACGGATAACTCTGAATTTGTTTGGTGGGGATTATTGTTTGTGACTATTGGAGCGATAACATCAGTAGTAGGTGTGCTATATAGCGTAGTTGAAAAAGATATCAAACGTGCTTTAGCATATAGTAGTATAGAAAACATAGGGATAATTTTTATCGGAATTGGGTTGTCTCTTGTTTTTCTATCTTTTAATTTAATCTATCTGTCTGCATTTGCGATGCTAGCTGCCATGCTTCATCTATTAAATCATGCTATTTTTAAAAGTCTTTTGTTTATGGGGGTTGGTGCCATAATTTTTAGAACTCATACGGCAAATATGGAAAAATTGGGGGGATTAGTTAAAAGAATGCCCTGGACTTCCCTTCTCTTTTTGGTGGGAGTACTTTCAATTTCTGGTTTGCCTTTTTTCAACGGATTTGTAAGCGAATATCTTGTGATGCTCTCTTTTATATCTACATACCATATCCCTGATGTTATTATCGCAATTTCTTTTGGTTTTGCAAGTGCGGCATTTGCACTAACTTTGGGAATTGTCTTGGCTACTTTTGTAAAAATTTTTGGGATTTCTTTTCTCTCAAAACCTCGCACCGAAATAATTTACAAAATCAAAGAAGTTCCTCACACCATGCTAGTTGGAATGGGGATTGTCGCAGTTGTATGTGTTATTCTAGGATTGATTCCATCGATTGGAATAAGTATGATAAATCTTGCATTTAATTTTCAGGTGCCTTTGAATCAAACTTTATTTTCATTTGGTTCGATTTCGTCAGACCCTGGAAATAATAATAATGTTTCTGAACTTTCTCTGCCAGTTATCCTAGTGATATTTGTATCAATTCTGGTTGCGACAATCGGATTTCTTTATGGAGTCGGTGGCAGAACAAAACAAAGAATTTCTGAAACTTGGAGTTGTGGAGTGGACAGTCTGAATGAAAGAATGCAATATACTGCTTCCTCTCTATCTCAACCTATACTACATGTATTTAGAAATTTCTATAGACCTACTTTGATCATTCAGAGTATTCCATACCATTCTTCTAATCCCTACATTAAAAAATCAGTTAAAATTCAGATTTCTAACAAAAATATCATCGAGGATTTCATATATGAACCAATTATTAGGAACGTAATTAAAGCATATGAGGGAATAAAAAAATTCAAGACCGGAAAGGTTAATTTGTATTTACTCAACGTCTTTGTAATCGTCATATTGCTACTGCTGTATGTGAGGTTATCTCCATGA
- a CDS encoding MEDS domain-containing protein, translated as MSIYYNNDSLSNHREIEKRVNKRKFPLGKNDENLLLNPPANSHILLIYEDQLDLDNAIATYFNEGLKHNQLCVHSSVSLGNKDYLENFSLQITNYRENLEKGNLKIVDLVPHYVNAMVNNLKPFDDLREEIVSIASRDKNQFDNKYIRLTGDCAALLLKNKHFENCVSVEEWRYQNPLKGSYLCPYPRSLFEKFPFNAYVSRLVKYHDTIIDSNGKLILRK; from the coding sequence TTGAGTATATATTATAACAATGATAGTCTATCCAATCATAGGGAGATAGAGAAAAGAGTAAATAAACGCAAATTTCCACTTGGGAAGAATGACGAAAACCTTCTACTCAATCCTCCTGCTAATTCACATATACTATTGATTTATGAAGATCAGTTGGATTTAGATAATGCAATAGCAACTTATTTTAACGAAGGTCTTAAGCACAACCAGCTATGTGTCCATTCATCTGTCAGTCTAGGCAATAAAGACTACTTAGAAAACTTTTCTTTACAGATTACCAACTATCGTGAAAACCTGGAAAAGGGAAATTTGAAGATTGTAGATTTGGTCCCTCACTATGTTAATGCGATGGTCAACAATTTAAAACCATTTGATGATCTAAGAGAAGAGATAGTTAGTATTGCTTCTCGAGACAAAAATCAATTCGATAATAAGTACATACGGTTAACCGGTGATTGCGCCGCTTTATTACTTAAGAATAAACATTTTGAAAATTGTGTCTCAGTTGAAGAATGGCGTTACCAAAATCCATTGAAAGGTTCCTATTTGTGTCCCTACCCCAGATCATTATTTGAAAAGTTTCCATTTAATGCTTATGTGTCTCGCTTGGTCAAATACCATGATACCATCATTGACAGCAATGGAAAATTAATTCTCCGCAAATGA